One segment of Malassezia restricta chromosome V, complete sequence DNA contains the following:
- a CDS encoding N-alpha-acetyltransferase 38, NatC auxiliary subunit, with the protein MAAFLRRDVYIELDDGRRAIRGVLVCVDREGNAILQEATEHVVGAAQPGPRAERIMPLVMIPGRHIVRVATKEVSSLYT; encoded by the coding sequence ATGGCGGCCTTTTTGCGGCGGGACGTGTACATCGAGCTGGACGatgggcgtcgtgcgaTCCGTGGTGTGCTCGTGTGTGTGGACCGTGAGGGCAACGCGATTCTGCAAGAGGCGACAGAGCACGTTGTGGGCGCGGCCCAGCCTGGgccgcgcgccgagcgcatcatgccgCTTGTCATGATACCCGGTCGGCACATCGTGCGAGTAGCTACGAAAGAGGTGTCTTCTCTCTATACGTAG
- a CDS encoding HIT family protein 1, whose amino-acid sequence MSHDANCIFCKIVDGKIPSMKLYETDKSYAFLDIGPCSPGHSLVIPKYHAAKMHELPDEYLQDILPIAKKVAIATGAPEYNILQNNGRLAHQVVDHVHFHVIPKPSSEQGLVVGWPSTQPPKEELQAVYERLQKNMRQ is encoded by the exons ATGTCGCACGACGCCAACTGTATTTTCTGCAAGATTGTGGATGGAAAGATTCCATCGATGAAGCTGTATGAGACGGACAAGTCGTATGCTTTCCTCGACATTGGACCATGCTCACCTGGTCATAGCCTCGTCATCCCCAAGTACCACGCCGCCAAgatgcacgagctgccggATGAGTACTTGCAGGACATTTTGCCGATCGCCAAGAAGGTGGCGATAGCGACCGGTGCGCCGGAATACAATATCCTGCAAAACAACGGCCGACTGGCGCACCAGGTCGTCGACCATGTGCACT TCCACGTCATCCCGAAGCCTTCGAGCGAGCAGGGACTGGTCGTCGGCTGGCCATCGACCCAGCCACCGAAGGAGGAGCTGCAAGCC GTGTATGAGCGCCTCCAGAAGAACATGCGCCAGTAA
- a CDS encoding caffeine-induced death protein 2: MAPTVYWTPPMRTDVASEPERAGEPHVVPTPASVPDVTPSICLSLVEFKDMLRQFRAVDDGVTLRLNRAFAQSRDTGSSAPPSLLQRHDKSFSSSSATDLGRTTYASVPDTMCAAIWTELVQLWTRREDTIKYCIDVNAKHMPRPLSRDDRLDLDRAPAAASVPATAVSRGESDAEFTMRQLRNELAIEAIVRRRSLDVFKSRCRLFSPAHTEREQAYWRGY; encoded by the coding sequence ATGGCGCCGACCGTGTACTGGACGCCACCGATGCGGACGGATGTGGCGAGCGAGCCGGAGCGAGCGGGTGAGCCACACGTGGTGCCTACACCAGCGTCTGTACCGGATGTGACGCCGTCGATTTGTCTCTCGCTCGTGGAATTCAAGGATATGCTGCGCCAGTtccgcgccgtcgacgacggTGTGACGCTCCGGCTGAACCGTGCGTTTGCACAGTCGCGTGATACCGGGTCGTCAGCCCCTCCTTCGCTTTTACAGCGTCATGACAAGTCGTTttcgtcgtcgagcgcgacggATTTGGGCCGCACGACGTACGCGTCCGTCCCGGACACGATGTGCGCGGCGATTTGGacggagctcgtgcagctaTGGACGCGGCGTGAAGACACGATCAAGTACTGTATCGACGTGAATGCGAAGCACATGCCACGTCCACTGTCCCGAGATGACCGCCTCGATCTGGATCGGGCGCCGGCCGCTGCCTCGGTGCCCGCGACGGCAGTGAGCCGTGGCGAGTCGGACGCGGAATTCACGAtgcggcagctgcgcaacGAGCTGGCGATCGAGGCTatcgtgcgccgccggtCCCTCGACGTGTTCAAATCACGCTGTCGACTCTTTTCGCCGGCCCACACGGAGCGGGAGCAGGCATATTGGCGGGGTTACTAA
- a CDS encoding NACHT domain protein → MAEPPEASREDSILSEIHSLAPYFPYDAQTKSGRTDIKSQDAEQAPHPQPHHGLQESIMQWEQRRKEILSEADDQIVVNRQHRRVTPHLMDTNARLTSSMTNIGSSVLADMTTSENLNNAVIMPWASASIKEDIVRIITQWLADEGFGATRQALLEEANLKVREHDDEIDERHKLRMFLLEGNWAEVEKMSTKPFLQSHKAFLYAIFRQQFLEFIENREFQKAFTFLIKRLKPLEHYQPHAAEFGDLCYLLSAKSVTDAPSFRMWEGIQPGREALVAEFASFLEPGRLDREELLLSEKEEKAATRDTAYIPPHRLLTLLHQAMAYQVEFARYQKRTVPVVSTLLHDYAGFVVPNRCRMSLRGHTQNVKCVRFVGDDGRKLVSGSSDCTVRLWDTNTGACDAVLEGHGSRIWDVDASHTGAWIASASSDSTVRLWNVESKLPHLTLRCGFGDVYCCRFSPDQGQLVTGGYDKLVRLYDLASGTVTRMFPGHQLGVSSAVFSPQGSLIATGAKDTSVRFWDTLSGVCVRTLPGHLGEVTSVEMSDDGRQLLTSSKDNSHRLWDMRMLRPLQRFKGHQNTSKNFIRCTFAHPSLIVSGSEDGLVYMWGQESSLALQTLKGHGTDSHPAAATVGGRKQVVVYSAAWNKVQGLLASCADDGTVRLWDWTPPHDAP, encoded by the coding sequence ATGGCCGAGCCGCCGGAAGCATCGCGCGAAGATTCGATTCTTAGCGAGATCCACTCGCTTGCACCTTACTTTCCATATGATGCGCAAACAAAGAGTGGGCGCACAGACATCAAGTCTCAGGATGCGGagcaagcgccgcatcccCAACCGCATCATGGGCTGCAAGAGAGCATTATGCAATGggagcagcgacgcaagGAGATTCTTTCCGAGGCTGATGATCAAATTGTTGTGAATCggcagcacaggcgcgtGACGCCACATCTTATGGATACGAATGCGCGACTTACGAGCTCGATGACCAACATTGGATCGAGTGTCCTGGCGGATATGACCACGTCCGAGAATCTGAATAATGCGGTTATCATGCCATGGGCCAGTGCGTCCATCAAGGAAGATATCGTGCGCATCATTACTCAGTGGCTTGCAGATGAGGGGTTTGGTGCGACGCGACAGGCTCTCTTAGAAGAAGCCAACCTCAAAGTCCGTGAAcacgacgacgagatcGATGAGCGCCACAAGTTGCGCATGTTTTTACTGGAAGGCAATTGGGCCGAAGTGGAAAAGATGTCGACGAAGCCGTTTTTGCAGTCGCACAAGGCGTTTTTGTACGCCATTTTTCGGCAGCAATTTCTCGAGTTTATTGAAAATCGCGAATTTCAAAAGGCCTTTACGTTTCTAATCAAGCGGCTCAAGCCCCTAGAACACTATCAGCCGCATGCTGCCGAGTTTGGTGATCTGTGCTACCTACTCTCGGCCAAGAGTGTCACGGATGCCCCGTCCTTCCGGATGTGGGAGGGTATTCAGCCAGGCCGAGAGGCGCTTGTGGCTGAGTTTGCGTCCTTTCTTGAGCCGGGTCGTTTGGACCGGGAAGAGCTCCTTCTTTCTGAGAAGGAAGAGAAGGCCGCGACGCGTGATACCGCCTACATACCGCCGCACCGTCTGCTCACGCTGTTGCACCAGGCCATGGCGTACCAGGTCGAGTTTGCCCGCTACCAGAAGCGGACGGTTCCGGTTGtgtcgacgctgctgcatgacTATGCTGGTTTTGTCGTGCCGAATCGATGCCGCATGTCGCTCCGTGGCCATACGCAAAATGTCAAAtgcgtgcgcttcgtcggcgacgacggccgAAAGCTGGTAAGTGGCTCGAGTGACTGTACGGTGCGTCTGTGGGACACGAATACGGGCGCTTGTGACGCTGTGCTCGAGGGTCACGGCAGTCGCATTTGGGATGTGGATGCGTCGCACACAGGTGCGTGGATCGCGAGTGCGAGCAGCGACTCGACGGTGCGGCTGTGGAACGTGGAGTCAAAGCTGCCGCATCTCACGCTCCGTTGTGGATTTGGTGATGTGTACTGCTGTCGCTTTAGTCCTGATCAGGGCCAACTTGTGACGGGTGGCTACGACAAGCTCGTGCGGCTGTATGACCTTGCGAGTGGCACTGTCACGCGCATGTTCCCTGGGCACCAGCTGGGTGTGTCGTCCGCCGTGTTCAGTCCCCAGGGCAGTCTCATTGCGACGGGTGCGAAGGATACGAGTGTGCGGTTCTGGGACACGCTCAGTGGCGTGTGTGTCCGCACGCTGCCTGGCCATCTGGGTGAGGTGACCTCCGTCGAGATGAGCGATGATGggcgccagctgctgacCTCGTCCAAGGACAATTCGCACCGCCTGTGGGATATGCGCATGCTTCGTCCGCTTCAGCGGTTCAAGGGTCACCAAAACACGTCCAAGAACTTTATCCGCTGTACCTTTGCGCATCCGAGTCTGATTGTGAGTGGCTCGGAGGATGGACTTGTGTACATGTGGGGCCAAGAATCGTCGTTGGCTCTGCAGACGCTCAAAGGACACGGCACGGACAGTCACCCTGCTGCGGCTACGGTGGGCGGTCGGAAGCAGGTCGTGGTGTACAGCGCTGCGTGGAACAAGGTCCAAGGCCTACtcgccagctgcgccgacGATGGCACGGTGCGTCTCTGGGACTGGACGCCGCCCCACGATGCCCCATAG